The Brachyhypopomus gauderio isolate BG-103 chromosome 17, BGAUD_0.2, whole genome shotgun sequence genome includes a window with the following:
- the fam167aa gene encoding protein FAM167A, with protein MSMKTIPVPQTTLETPNDPDKQNDHLSTLKALAEKLQLETKRPSPLDWRSQLETQRARGPEASAVAVNEGPLRAWSSLRWQKSSLSCAVQPEQSHSPQSLTGFGSVGETLEWLRKELREMHLQDQQLAHQLIHLHSDLNKLKIEQTCSQHRKMLNDATFELEERDEMLDLLCDVPVSSGFSLSTPLKLIGITKMNINSRRFSLC; from the exons ATGTCCATGAAGACAATACCAGTCCCCCAGACTACACTGGAGACCCCAAATGATCCAGACAAGCAGAATGACCACCTTTCCACTTTGAAGGCCTTGGCTGAGAAGCTACAGCTGGAGACAAAGAGACCATCCCCCCTGGATTGGAGGAGCCAGCTGGAGACTCAGAGAGCCAGGGGCCCAGAGGCCTCGGCGGTGGCAGTCAATGAAGGGCCACTGCGAGCCTGGAGTTCTCTGAGGTGGCAGAAGTCGTCGCTGAGCTGTGCTGTGCAGCCGGAACAGAGTCATTCCCCTCAGAGCCTGACAGGGTTTGGAAGTGTAGGTGAGACCTTGGAATGGCTTAGAAAAGAGCTG AGAGAGATGCACTTGCAGGACCAGCAGCTGGCCCACCAGCTAATACATCTGCACAGTGATCTCAACAAGCTGAAAATCGAGCAGACGTGTAGCCAACACCGCAAGATGCTAAACGATGCTACGTTTGAGCTGGAGGAGCGTGACGAGATGCTGGACCTGCTGTGCGACGTGCCTGTCTCCTCTGGATTCAGCCTCTCCACACCCCTCAAGCTCATCGGCATCACAAAGATGAACATCAACTCCAGACGCTTCTCCCTCTGCTAG
- the enpp4 gene encoding bis(5'-adenosyl)-triphosphatase enpp4, with the protein MNLKAVLCVLAAFCESVISLKTENGTETAKDPNPLLILSFDGFRADYLNKFAFPNLQKFYSDGVLINQLTNVFTTKTFPNHYSLATGLFAENHGMLASRMYDPRVKKSFTLQNDSDPFWWNEATPIWVSLQKWGYKSAAAMWPGTDLQIQNHTSSYFLKYDSKVSFRERLGNITKWLTKDDTVKFAALYWEEPDRTGHIYGPENTTEMARALKEVDDHVGLLMEQLNQTGLWDRMNVIITSDHGMVQCSQDRLIQLNKCVNSSTYVLVDLAPVTAILPLIEVSDLYENLSNCNVHMKAYLKAAIPDRLHYRNNDRIQPIILVADEGWTIVQQGNLKRLGDHGYDNALPSMHPFLAAHGPAFRKGYRMNSINSVDLYPLMCHLLGIQEMPNNGSFSAVRCMLLNQKCTDLAMVVGIVIGVLIVLTTITFLFRLMKNREPSASRPFARLELQEDDDDDPLLD; encoded by the exons ATGAATCTCAAGGCTGTTTTATGTGTCCTGGCAGCTTTCTGTGAATCGGTCATCTCTCTAAAGACAGAAAATGGGACGGAGACTGCAAAAGACCCGAACCCTCTACTGATTTTATCATTTGATGGCTTCCGAGCAGACTACCTGAATAAATTCGCTTTTCCTAATCTGCAGAAGTTCTACTCAGATGGTGTTCTTATTAACCAACTTACCAATGTCTTTACTACTAAAACCTTTCCTAACCATTACAGTCTTGCCACTGGACTTTTTGCAGAAAATCATGGTATGTTGGCTAGTCGCATGTATGACCCACGAGTTAAAAAGTCATTCACTCTTCAAAACGATAGTGATCCTTTTTGGTGGAATGAAGCAACGCCAATTTGGGTGTCACTACAGAAATGGGGTTATAAATCAGCAGCTGCTATGTGGCCAGGAACGGACCTGCAGATCCAAAATCACACATCCTCATACTTCCTGAAGTATGACTCAAAGGTGAGCTTCAGGGAGAGACTGGGGAACATTACAAAATGGCTGACCAAAGATGACACTGTAAAGTTTGCAGCTTTGTATTGGGAGGAGCCAGACCGCACAGGACATATTTACGGACCGGAGAACACAACAGAGATGGCCAGGGCACTGAAAGAGGTGGATGACCATGTAGGTCTTCTGATGGAACAGCTGAACCAGACGGGGCTATGGGACCGAATGAATGTTATCATTACTAGTGATCACGGCATGGTCCAGTGCTCCCAAGACAGACTTATTCAACTGAACAAGTGTGTCAATTCCAGCACCTATGTTTTGGTGGATCTTGCACCAGTGACTGCCATCCTCCCTCTCATTG AAGTGTCGGATCTGTATGAAAATCTTAGCAACTGCAACGTTCACATGAAGGCTTACCTGAAGGCAGCAATACCTGATAGGCTGCACTACAGAAACAACGACAGGATTCAGCCAATCATCTTGGTGGCTGATGAAGGTTGGACAATTGTCCAGCAGGGCAACCTCAAGCGAT TGGGCGATCATGGCTATGATAACGCTTTACCCAGTATGCACCCATTCTTGGCAGCCCATGGCCCTGCCTTCCGCAAGGGCTATAGGATGAACAGCATTAACAGTGTGGACCTGTACCCCCTCATGTGTCACCTTCTGGGCATCCAAGAGATGCCCAACAACGGCAGCTTCTCTGCCGTGCGGTGCATGCTGCTCAACCAGAAATGCACTGACCTGGCTATGGTTGTGGGTATTGTGATCGGGGTCCTCATAGTCCTCACGACCATCACCTTCCTCTTCAGACTGATGAAGAACAGAGAGCCGTCGGCGTCGCGCCCATTCGCGCGCTTGGAGCTgcaggaggatgatgatgatgacccttTGCTCGACTGA
- the xkr6a gene encoding XK-related protein 6 isoform X2: MAAKSDGVGVVTGFAQLHNQDETGGNGDEDALDSAAIHICHCCNTSSCYWGCRSACLHSLLGKGNAARRPQPEERLWLDCLWIVVALLVFFLDILSFRWFVQDYTGGGLGDVEGLSRAATAGLSAGVYNRDMCCQISIWIWQIFVHILQMGQVWRYIRTMYLGVQSRRQTKHRRRFYWAMMYEYADVSMLRLLETFLESAPQLVLQLCIMIQRNRAETLQCVSLLSSLLSLSWVLGSYHKLLRDSRDDKKSMSYRGALIHIFWRLFTISSRVLSFALFASIFHIYFGIFVVVHWCAMAFWIVHGGTDFCMSKWEEVLFNMVVGIVYIFCWFNVKEGRTRYRMMIYYFVVLAENTVLTCLWYAYRDPATTDSYAVPVLCGVYLSFASGVVFMGIYYGVLHPMGPRIRVLASSCCAELLWGLPLPPEAEPMAPTPGPHASQPTPTRVSSLGYGQHDDLAADTCLPVFQVRSSEPATPSGRYRSEGPLIKIDMPRKRYPAWDAHFVDRRLRRTINILQFITPAAVGIRYRDGPLLYELLQYESSL, translated from the exons ATGGCAGCAAAATCTGATGGTGTGGGGGTCGTTACCGGTTTCGCCCAACTGCACAACCAGGACGAAACAGGGGGGAACGGGGATGAGGATGCTTTGGACAGTGCGGCTATACACATCTGCCACTGCTGCAACACCTCGTCTTGTTACTGGGGCTGTCGGAGCGCCTGCCTGCACTCCCTCCTGGGGAAGGGGAACGCAGCCAGGCGGCCGCAGCCAGAGGAGCGCCTGTGGTTGGACTGTCTGTGGATCGTCGTGGCGTTGCTGGTGTTCTTTTTGGAT ATTCTAAGCTTCAGGTGGTTCGTTCAGGATTACACCGGGGGTGGGCTCGGGGATGTCGAAGGACTCAGTCGGGCAGCAACGGCTGGACTAAGCGCAGGCGTCTATAACAGGGACATGTGCTGTCAGATCTCCATCTGGATATGGCAAATATTTGTCCACATTCTTCAGATGGGGCAGGTGTGGAG GTACATCCGCACTATGTACCTGGGTGTGCAGAGCCGGCGTCAGACGAAACACAGGCGCCGTTTCTACTGGGCTATGATGTATGAGTATGCCGATGTAAGCATGCTTCGGCTGCTGGAGACCTTCTTGGAGAGCGCCCCCCAACTGGTGCTACAGCTCTGCATTATGATTCAGAGGAACCGAGCAGAGACACTACAGT GTGTGTCCTTATTATCGTCACTGCTCTCCTTGTCCTGGGTCTTGGGGTCCTACCATAAGCTCCTGAGGGACTCCAGAGACGACAAAAAGAGCATGAGCTATCGAGGTGCTCTCATTCACATATTCTGGAGGCTCTTCACCATCTCCTCACGGGTGCTCTCCTTCGCCCTCTTCGCCTCCATCTTCCACATCTACTTTGGCATCTTCGTGGTGGTGCATTGGTGCGCCATGGCATTCTGGATCGTGCATGGCGGCACGGATTTCTGCATGTCCAAGTGGGAGGAGGTGCTGTTTAACATGGTTGTTGGTATCGTGTATATCTTCTGCTGGTTCAACGTGAAGGAAGGCAGGACCCGGTATAGGATGATGATCTATTACTTTGTGGTGCTGGCTGAGAACACGGTGCTTACCTGCCTGTGGTACGCGTACAGGGATCCGGCCACCACGGACTCCTATGCAGTACCGGTGCTTTGTGGAGTCTACTTAAGTTTCGCCTCAGGGGTGGTCTTCATGGGCATCTACTACGGTGTCCTTCACCCCATGGGCCCTAGGATCAGGGTGCTAGCCAGCTCCTGCTGTGCTGAGCTCCTCTGGGGTCTCCCGCTACCACCCGAGGCTGAGCCAATGGCCCCCACCCCTGGTCCTCATGCCTCTCAGCCCACCCCAACCCGGGTGTCCTCACTAGGATATGGCCAGCATGACGACTTGGCCGCAGACACCTGCCTGCCTGTGTTCCAGGTGCGCTCCTCCGAGCCCGCCACACCTTCGGGCCGCTACAGGTCTGAGGGGCCCCTCATCAAAATCGACATGCCCAGGAAGCGCTACCCAGCCTGGGACGCCCACTTTGTGGACAGACGCCTTAGGAGGACTATAAATATCCTGCAGTTCATCACCCCTGCGGCCGTAGGGATCCGTTACAGGGATGGCCCACTGCTCTATGAGCTCCTGCAGTACGAGTCCTCTCTGTGA
- the xkr6a gene encoding XK-related protein 6 isoform X3 — protein MCCQISIWIWQIFVHILQMGQVWRYIRTMYLGVQSRRQTKHRRRFYWAMMYEYADVSMLRLLETFLESAPQLVLQLCIMIQRNRAETLQCVSLLSSLLSLSWVLGSYHKLLRDSRDDKKSMSYRGALIHIFWRLFTISSRVLSFALFASIFHIYFGIFVVVHWCAMAFWIVHGGTDFCMSKWEEVLFNMVVGIVYIFCWFNVKEGRTRYRMMIYYFVVLAENTVLTCLWYAYRDPATTDSYAVPVLCGVYLSFASGVVFMGIYYGVLHPMGPRIRVLASSCCAELLWGLPLPPEAEPMAPTPGPHASQPTPTRVSSLGYGQHDDLAADTCLPVFQVRSSEPATPSGRYRSEGPLIKIDMPRKRYPAWDAHFVDRRLRRTINILQFITPAAVGIRYRDGPLLYELLQYESSL, from the exons ATGTGCTGTCAGATCTCCATCTGGATATGGCAAATATTTGTCCACATTCTTCAGATGGGGCAGGTGTGGAG GTACATCCGCACTATGTACCTGGGTGTGCAGAGCCGGCGTCAGACGAAACACAGGCGCCGTTTCTACTGGGCTATGATGTATGAGTATGCCGATGTAAGCATGCTTCGGCTGCTGGAGACCTTCTTGGAGAGCGCCCCCCAACTGGTGCTACAGCTCTGCATTATGATTCAGAGGAACCGAGCAGAGACACTACAGT GTGTGTCCTTATTATCGTCACTGCTCTCCTTGTCCTGGGTCTTGGGGTCCTACCATAAGCTCCTGAGGGACTCCAGAGACGACAAAAAGAGCATGAGCTATCGAGGTGCTCTCATTCACATATTCTGGAGGCTCTTCACCATCTCCTCACGGGTGCTCTCCTTCGCCCTCTTCGCCTCCATCTTCCACATCTACTTTGGCATCTTCGTGGTGGTGCATTGGTGCGCCATGGCATTCTGGATCGTGCATGGCGGCACGGATTTCTGCATGTCCAAGTGGGAGGAGGTGCTGTTTAACATGGTTGTTGGTATCGTGTATATCTTCTGCTGGTTCAACGTGAAGGAAGGCAGGACCCGGTATAGGATGATGATCTATTACTTTGTGGTGCTGGCTGAGAACACGGTGCTTACCTGCCTGTGGTACGCGTACAGGGATCCGGCCACCACGGACTCCTATGCAGTACCGGTGCTTTGTGGAGTCTACTTAAGTTTCGCCTCAGGGGTGGTCTTCATGGGCATCTACTACGGTGTCCTTCACCCCATGGGCCCTAGGATCAGGGTGCTAGCCAGCTCCTGCTGTGCTGAGCTCCTCTGGGGTCTCCCGCTACCACCCGAGGCTGAGCCAATGGCCCCCACCCCTGGTCCTCATGCCTCTCAGCCCACCCCAACCCGGGTGTCCTCACTAGGATATGGCCAGCATGACGACTTGGCCGCAGACACCTGCCTGCCTGTGTTCCAGGTGCGCTCCTCCGAGCCCGCCACACCTTCGGGCCGCTACAGGTCTGAGGGGCCCCTCATCAAAATCGACATGCCCAGGAAGCGCTACCCAGCCTGGGACGCCCACTTTGTGGACAGACGCCTTAGGAGGACTATAAATATCCTGCAGTTCATCACCCCTGCGGCCGTAGGGATCCGTTACAGGGATGGCCCACTGCTCTATGAGCTCCTGCAGTACGAGTCCTCTCTGTGA
- the xkr6a gene encoding XK-related protein 6 isoform X1 has product MAAKSDGVGVVTGFAQLHNQDETGGNGDEDALDSAAIHICHCCNTSSCYWGCRSACLHSLLGKGNAARRPQPEERLWLDCLWIVVALLVFFLDVGTDVWLAVDYYYKRDYLWFGLTLFFVLVPSVLVQILSFRWFVQDYTGGGLGDVEGLSRAATAGLSAGVYNRDMCCQISIWIWQIFVHILQMGQVWRYIRTMYLGVQSRRQTKHRRRFYWAMMYEYADVSMLRLLETFLESAPQLVLQLCIMIQRNRAETLQCVSLLSSLLSLSWVLGSYHKLLRDSRDDKKSMSYRGALIHIFWRLFTISSRVLSFALFASIFHIYFGIFVVVHWCAMAFWIVHGGTDFCMSKWEEVLFNMVVGIVYIFCWFNVKEGRTRYRMMIYYFVVLAENTVLTCLWYAYRDPATTDSYAVPVLCGVYLSFASGVVFMGIYYGVLHPMGPRIRVLASSCCAELLWGLPLPPEAEPMAPTPGPHASQPTPTRVSSLGYGQHDDLAADTCLPVFQVRSSEPATPSGRYRSEGPLIKIDMPRKRYPAWDAHFVDRRLRRTINILQFITPAAVGIRYRDGPLLYELLQYESSL; this is encoded by the exons ATGGCAGCAAAATCTGATGGTGTGGGGGTCGTTACCGGTTTCGCCCAACTGCACAACCAGGACGAAACAGGGGGGAACGGGGATGAGGATGCTTTGGACAGTGCGGCTATACACATCTGCCACTGCTGCAACACCTCGTCTTGTTACTGGGGCTGTCGGAGCGCCTGCCTGCACTCCCTCCTGGGGAAGGGGAACGCAGCCAGGCGGCCGCAGCCAGAGGAGCGCCTGTGGTTGGACTGTCTGTGGATCGTCGTGGCGTTGCTGGTGTTCTTTTTGGATGTAGGTACGGACGTGTGGCTAGCCGTCGACTATTATTACAAAAGGGACTATCTGTGGTTCGGGCTCACCCTTTTCTTTGTGCTGGTTCCCTCGGTGCTGGTCCAGATTCTAAGCTTCAGGTGGTTCGTTCAGGATTACACCGGGGGTGGGCTCGGGGATGTCGAAGGACTCAGTCGGGCAGCAACGGCTGGACTAAGCGCAGGCGTCTATAACAGGGACATGTGCTGTCAGATCTCCATCTGGATATGGCAAATATTTGTCCACATTCTTCAGATGGGGCAGGTGTGGAG GTACATCCGCACTATGTACCTGGGTGTGCAGAGCCGGCGTCAGACGAAACACAGGCGCCGTTTCTACTGGGCTATGATGTATGAGTATGCCGATGTAAGCATGCTTCGGCTGCTGGAGACCTTCTTGGAGAGCGCCCCCCAACTGGTGCTACAGCTCTGCATTATGATTCAGAGGAACCGAGCAGAGACACTACAGT GTGTGTCCTTATTATCGTCACTGCTCTCCTTGTCCTGGGTCTTGGGGTCCTACCATAAGCTCCTGAGGGACTCCAGAGACGACAAAAAGAGCATGAGCTATCGAGGTGCTCTCATTCACATATTCTGGAGGCTCTTCACCATCTCCTCACGGGTGCTCTCCTTCGCCCTCTTCGCCTCCATCTTCCACATCTACTTTGGCATCTTCGTGGTGGTGCATTGGTGCGCCATGGCATTCTGGATCGTGCATGGCGGCACGGATTTCTGCATGTCCAAGTGGGAGGAGGTGCTGTTTAACATGGTTGTTGGTATCGTGTATATCTTCTGCTGGTTCAACGTGAAGGAAGGCAGGACCCGGTATAGGATGATGATCTATTACTTTGTGGTGCTGGCTGAGAACACGGTGCTTACCTGCCTGTGGTACGCGTACAGGGATCCGGCCACCACGGACTCCTATGCAGTACCGGTGCTTTGTGGAGTCTACTTAAGTTTCGCCTCAGGGGTGGTCTTCATGGGCATCTACTACGGTGTCCTTCACCCCATGGGCCCTAGGATCAGGGTGCTAGCCAGCTCCTGCTGTGCTGAGCTCCTCTGGGGTCTCCCGCTACCACCCGAGGCTGAGCCAATGGCCCCCACCCCTGGTCCTCATGCCTCTCAGCCCACCCCAACCCGGGTGTCCTCACTAGGATATGGCCAGCATGACGACTTGGCCGCAGACACCTGCCTGCCTGTGTTCCAGGTGCGCTCCTCCGAGCCCGCCACACCTTCGGGCCGCTACAGGTCTGAGGGGCCCCTCATCAAAATCGACATGCCCAGGAAGCGCTACCCAGCCTGGGACGCCCACTTTGTGGACAGACGCCTTAGGAGGACTATAAATATCCTGCAGTTCATCACCCCTGCGGCCGTAGGGATCCGTTACAGGGATGGCCCACTGCTCTATGAGCTCCTGCAGTACGAGTCCTCTCTGTGA